The DNA region CTGATTACATCTCTATGAAACATTTTGGGATGTTTGACTATATTAAAGCactctataaatacaagttgttgcccTTTCACATTCCCTCCAATCCCCAAGGTACTGACCTGGAGTGCAGACTGTGGACATTGAATGGCCTCTAGTGCTCTGTTCAAGTGGCCATTCAGCATGTGTAGACCCAGACAGTGAATGTTGTGAGACAATGGAGACTGTCACAGCCGAGACACATCCTGCCCTCCCCCTGACTTCCCAGATGGCCTCACTGATGAGGAACGGGATTCCTGGCTGATTCTCCATCTCCACAGATCAGAGATACTGAGGCTAATTGAAGTCCCTCCATTACCAACCCAAGAATGGCTCCTCCCCCGGTGCTTGTGCTGGTAGATCAGAAGTTGAAACATTTCTAACCACTGAGTATCTGATTGCCTTCTTGGTCTGAGTGCAAGTCAGTGAGTGACTTGTACCAGACGCTACACTGAAAGGATGCTGAGTTTATACAGGAGCTTCTATACATATTGACAACTCTCAGTTTAATGGAGGTTTGTTAagtgtgagaatcatagaatccctacagtgcagaaggaagccattcagcccatgagtcttcaccgactctctgacagagtgtcttacccaggccctctccctaccCTCCTtacctgccctattcccataacctcacaaagTTACCGTGGCTACTAAAGTACAATTAAgtttgaccaatccacctaacctgcacacctttggatcatgggaggaaaccagagcacccaggggaaacccacgcagatatgaggacaatgtggaaactccacacagacagtcaaccaaggccggaattgaacccagagtcCTGGTGttctgaggaagcagtgctaaccactgtgccacccatgcccaAAATGATTTGTTACAAAAATCGTAAGGTGAGCTGGCTCCAGCTCCGTGTAGAGATGCGGTGTTTAGCGAGAGAGAAGGTGAAACAATCCCAACACACATCACACTGGAATATTTTGCTCCCATGTAGGTTCACTGATGTTCTAGGAGGTTCAACAACTGTTCAATGATTTAATTACAGAACTCACACAGATAAAGTTTCTCTCCTGTGCGAGTGTGTGGATGGATCAGGCGATAGGTACACACTcacacctgaatggtttctccccagtgtggatctGCTGGTACTTTACACATTGAGAGCACTGAGTGAGAGCTCTCTCACAAACAGCATACCTGAATagattctctcctgtgtgaatcatCTGGTGGACCAGAGAGATCGAAGACTTCAGAAAAATACAGCTGCAAATCTCCCTCTTACTCCCTTGCATGGATCTTCTGATGGACCAGCAGATTTGTTGAGTTAATGAAGTCTTTGTTGCACACCTCACACTTGAAAggtttcttcccagtgtgaacacgttgatgtatCCGGACATACCATGACTGTGAAAATGATTTGCCACACATCtcacatgtgaatggtttctctccagtgtggatcCTCTGATGCTTCAGGAGATCAGAGGAGTGGGTGAAAGCCTTATCACAAATCTCACACTGGAATGGTTTCCCTCCTGTGTGAATATGTTGGTGAGCACGCAGGTTTGATGAgtttgagaatgatttgtcacacatgtggcacttgaatggcttctctcctgtgtgaatgcggTGATGTATGCGGAGTGTGCATAAGTCTGAGAATGacttgtcacacacctcacatgtGAATAATTCCTCCCCAGTGTGGATCCTCTGGTGTGTAATGAGATAGGAGGAGCGGGTGAAAGCCTTGTAACAAACCTCACACTGGAACGGTTTCTCTCCTGTATGAAAGCGTTGGTGTTCACAGAGGTTTGATGAgtgtgagaatgatttgtcacacatgtggcacttgaatggtttctctcctgtgtgaatgcgcTGATGTGCATAAAGGTTTGATGAGTGTGAGAATGATTTGccacacacctcacacttgaatggcttctctcctgtgtgaatgcggTGATGTACATGTAGTTTTGATGActgcgagaatgatttgtcacacaactCACACCTGAatagcttctccccagtgtgaatgcgttgatgCTGATTAAGTGCTGATGAAAGTTTGAACACTTTGTTGCACACCTCACATTTGAAAGGTTTCTCTCCTATGTGGACTGTCTGATGGCGCAGAAGGCTCGATGACAATGTGAAGGCTTTAGCACACAGCTCACATttaaacagctttttccctgtgtgaatctgttgaTGTGAACGGAGGATTGAAGAtcgtgagaatgatttgtcacacacctcacaggTGAACAGCTTCTCATCTGTGTGAATCTGTTTGTGTAAATGAAGGTTTGATGACCAtctgaatgatttgtcacacatcttgcacttgaatggtttctcccttgtgtgaatacgttggtgtCGATGAAGTAACGACAGTTCAGAGAAtaatttgtcacacacctcacataTGAATGGTTTCCCTCCTGTGTGAATGCATTGGTGTCTGCAAAGTAATGATGGTGTCGAGAAAGATTTGTCACACATCTCGCACGTGAATATTTTCTTTCCtgtgtgaatgtgttggtgtCTGCTGAGTGTTGATGGATCCGAGAATGATTTATCACACACCTCAcaagtgaatggtttctctcctgtgtgaacgcGTTGGTGTCTGTGGAGTATTGATGGTGTTGAGAATGATTTGTCGCACACTGGGcacgtgaatggtttctccccagtgtgaatcctctGGTGCGTGATGAGATAGGAGGAGTGGGTGAAAGCCTTGCAACAAATCCCACACTGAAACGGTTTCACTCCTGTGTGAAAATGTTGGTGATCACGAAGCTTCAATAAGTCCGAGAATGACTTGTCACACAGGTCACACTTGGATAGTTTCTCCCCGATATGATTGCGCTGATGTACGCGAAGGTTCGACGAATGAGAGAATGATTTGTTACACACCTCACacctgaacggcttctccccagtgtgaatgcgttggtgtaccTGAAGGTTTGATGTGCGTGAAAATGATTTGCCACACTGCTCACACCTGAATGATTTCCCTTCCATCTGGTTGCTCTCCTGATACAACAGGTGCACCTTTGATCCTCTGAGCCTGTAGCAACCTACTCACACTTAATCAGTCCCTCAACTGTAGGAATGAGTCAATGGTTCATGGAGCTCGATGAATGATTGAAACTCTCACCACACTTGGAGCTCACTCACATCTCTTCGCAGCCTCACCCTGACCGATGGCCCACAGCTGAACCTTCAGAAAGGTTGGTTCTGATGTATGGTTCCACATCACTGACCAGTTTTTGAACTGATCTTATTCAAAGCTCCCCTGACCCGATTGATTACCAGATGATTTCACTGTCCAGACTTCTCTGTGTCGAGCAACGCTGTGAAGGAAttgaacagtccaaagatgtgcgggttaggttgattggccatgctaaaaaaattgtcctttagtgtcctgagatgcgtaggttagaaggattagcgggtaaatgtgtaaggatatggcggtagggcctggttgggattgtggtcagtgaagacccgatggaccagatggcctctttctgtactgtcgggtttctatgattctatgaatatcttcCCACAGTTGTGCAGTTCTTCCTTGGGTGATGGTCAGGATCTATCTGCGGTGTCTATCCTCTCTGCATTCTCTGGTGTAGTACGGTGCAATCCTTCTGTAAAACATTAAAAGGAAACATGATTTcctccaactccctctcctcctttgctgaatgggCTGACTCCTCAGAGATTGTTCCATTGAGTGCCTGTCTGCAATTCCCCTGTGTGGGGGAATCAAATGCAAGACCTTACTGTTTCCTCACGtgactgtcacacaccctctgtttCCAGCAGGGACACTGGATAGTGACCAGGAGCAGACAACATGGCTACTTTCTTTCCTCCATCCAGATCCCCATCTTCCCAAACActtgaacataacataagaaataggagcaggagtaggccatctagcccccggagcctgccctgccattcaacaagatcgtggctgatctgaagtggatcagttccacttacccgcctgatccctacccAATGGAAAAGACAGTCTGGCAGAGTGCAAAATGGCCTATCGTTTTTTTATGAGCTGAACTCTTGCTGATGAAGACCAGTTTTAACTTTAATATCTGGGGTCGGTTTAGTCCAGTTGACTGTATAACTAGTCCGTCATATGGAGtcagcctgggttcaattcctccatctgctatggttattcatgaaggccctgccttctcaaccttgccactcgcctgaggtgtggtgatcctcaggttaaatcgccaccagtcagctctccccactCAATGGGTCAATacagccaatggtcatctggaactatgactgtgtgtgtttcatatgCAAAACCATTCGGAGAAATTTGCAATTTGTCACCTAGATTTCCAAAATAATTTGAAGAAAACACACTGAGCAGGAAGTGCTGCAACCTAAGGAAAATATTGCTTCAGTGTAGCTGATTGAAAAGTTTTGCTTTATCCTGGGAAATTAGATGTAACTGCACTCACTCAGACTGCACATCCCAAATTCAGCTATCTGACACAGCATTGGGCaaaactggcagcatctgtaagtagAGAAAAGGGCTGCTGATCAAATCCAAGCCCAGGCTTTTGGGAAAAGCCGAGGCCTTCAGgtaaaatcttttttaaaaagcattaaaagaCATTTCAATTAATGTGCCCCTGCTCCTCCCAGATAATcacacctcaccttctcatattcagcaatgacccatcaacaaaactcagcctgtaaatcagaagggaaatgcttccaataaacacactcaatatccaacacacagctccaatcaaacagctcagcgcTCTGATTGACGGTTATCGCAGCCAATCAGGCAGAGAGGGAACAGTAGCCCCGCCCAAGCCGGACATGTCAATCACTGCGCGTAGCCATTCACATTGGAGAGTCTGGGCCTCATTGATTCCGTGCTCCGTCCAGTTCTGCGCAGCCGCTTTCCAGACAGACTCGCACCCATttgggaaaacgctggaaaatgtcagcatttgtaaggagggaaaagagctgacgcgaAACggcagcccttttctctccttacagatgctgccagacctactgagattttccagcgttttctcttttggtttcagactccaACACCGCAGTAATTTTATCTCACTCATTCAGAACTGTATTACCCATGTTCCATGTGGGCCCGGGGCCTGCACAGTGATGAGTGGTGGTATCAAATTCGGGGGAGATCCAGCCTGCGGTGCCTGATGGGAGTTGTAGTTCTGCCATGCTCAGGGGCGGTTGTGCCCAGTGATCGGGAGTTGGAATGTGAGGAAGCGTAAGCGCGAGCGGCAAATCGAATTGAAAACATAggaactagaactaggggttagcactgctacctcactgttCCAAGACcctggtttcaattcctggcGTGGGTCATTGTGTAGTATTTGcacgttctttccgtgtctgcgtgagtttcctccgggtgccccagtttcctcccacagtccaaaaagatgtgctggttaggtgcactcacgcttggaacacctagataacaaagacacttatttattgactacagctcagcctttaacatcaTTACTCCTGAGAAACTCatatccaaactccgtggcctggggctcagctcctccccctgcaaatggatcctgaacttcctaacccacaggccaccatcagtaagaataggcaacaacacctcctccgtgataatcctcaacagcgatgccccacaaggctgtgttctgagccctctactatactccttatgcacctatgactgtgtggccaacttcccttccaactcgatttttaagtttgctgttgacatcactgcagtgggtcggatctcaaacaatgacgagacactacagaaatgagagggaatctggtaaattggtgtgatgacaataatctctccctcaatgtcaacaaaatgaaggagatagtcatcgacttcaggaagcgtagtggagaacatgcccctgtctgtatcaatggagatgacatagaaatggttgagagcttcaaatttttagatgcccagatcaccaataacctgtcctggtccctccatgcaaacactagaaaaccatagaaaccctacagtacagagagaggccattcggcccatcaagtctgcactgaccacaatcccacccaggccccacccctatatccctacatattttacccgctaatccctctaatctacgcattccaggacactaaggggcaattttagcatggccatcaacctaacccgcacatctttggactgtgggaggaaaccggagcacccggaggaaacccacgcagacacgaggagaatgtgcaaactccacacagacagtgacccaagccaggaatcgaacccaggtccctggagctgtgaagcagcagtgctaaccactgtgctaccgtgtcgccccaaaagttaagaaggcccaccaatgtctctactttctcagaagactaaggaaatttggcgtgtcagctacggctctcccCAAtctttaccgatgcaccatagaaagcattcacagcttggcatggctcctgctctgtccaagaccgcaagaaactacaaaggatcatgaatgaagcccagtccatcatgcaaacatgcctcccatccattgactctgtctacacttcctgctgcctcggcaaagcagccagcataattaaggaccgcacgcaccccggacattctctcttcaaccttcttctgtcgggaaaaagattcaaaaatctgaggtcacgtaccaactgactcaagaacagcttcttccctgctgccatcagacttttgaatggacctatctcgcactaagttgatctttctctacactctagctattactgtaatgctgcattctgcactctctctccttctctatcaaTGGTATGCTGTGTCCATATACCATGCaaaaaaacaatacatttcattgtatacatgtgacaataataaatcaaataaaatgcaTTGgccaggcaccagaatgtggcgacgaggggattttcacaataacttcactgcagtgttaatgcaagcttacttgggacactaataaatagcaggagtagactattcaacccttcaagcctgctccagtattcattataatcatgggtgatcaaattcaacatcctaatcttagaaaccctacagcacagaaagaggccatttgcccatcaagtctgcaccgaccacaatcccacccagaccctccccccactgatccccacttcccccccgtcccttgatccctttagccacaagagctatatcaccaacatcctatacaattgcagtaaaacatccctatttctagaCACAAATCCTctgactatgaaggccaacatacaatttgccttctttactgcctgatgtacctgtgcacttactttcagtgactgatgcatgaggacaccaaggtcttgctgactatccacctctctcaacttacacccattcaagtaataatctgtctgccTATTaatgctaccaaagtgaataacctcacacttatccacattatactgcatctgccatgcaaatgcCCATATATTCAGcccgtccaaatcatgctgaagcctctctgcatcctcctcacagctcaccctcccatccaactttgtatctgcAATTCTGGAGATATTACTTTCAATTCCCTCTTCTGAATCATTAATGTAtcatgtgagcagttggggttctagcacagatccctgcagcacCCCATTAATcattgcctgccaatcagaaaatgacccatttatgtcagttctttgcttcttatctgctaaccagctttctagttATCTCAAGAgcttacctgcaatcccatgtgcttaactttacatagtaatctgttacATGAgacctgcctcggcaaagcagccagcataattaagtaccccacgcatcccagatattctctcttccaccttcttccatcaggaaaaagatacaaaaggctgaggtcacataccaaccgactcaagaacagcttctttcctgctgctctcagacttctgaatggacttaccttgcattaagttgatctttctctacaccctggtcatgattgtaacactacattcagcactcttttgttttcttctctatgaacagtatgctttgtttgtatagcgtacaagtaacaaatacttttcactgtatgctaatacatgtgacaataataaatcaaatcaaatcaaaaccttgtCGAAAGCCCACTGAAAGTCTAaagaaaccacatccactggttctgctGGTGAGTTCCACCAGTTCCATCCTCAAAgagttccaatagattcatcaagcatgatttcccatgtttaaaaccatgctgacattgTCTGATAatgccactgctttccaaatgctgagttatgataatggattctagcaacttACCCAGTGCTGAAAAGCAGAGATTGACCCTTGGTAGGAAACagagagatggtggtggtgggaagattcaccattagaacatagaacagtacagcacagaacaggcccttcggcccacgatgttgtgccgagctttatctgaaaccaagatcaagctatcccactccctatcatactggtgtgctccatgtgcctatccaataaccgcttaaatgttcctaaagtgtctgactccactatcactgcaggcagtccattccacaccccaggaGATTCTCTGTATACAACTGAAGAGGAAAAAGTCACACAAGTCACAGCAGTCCTACTGACTGGACAACAGAGAAGAGTTGCAGGAGGAGGATAGTGtgcttggccatttcaaaggCTGCAGAGAGATTGCTTCTCTTTCCGCAGATGTTTCCTGACCGGAggtttttccaccattttctgaaacgccatcagatttccagcattcacaggaaTTTTCCCCATTGGATTCCGAGATCTGGCTGTGTGCACTTTAGGGAAGTGTAGACCATGCGTTGATTTGATGGACTTTGAAAATAACAAACATTTGACTTCATGTGGAGAAAGTATTTCAGTTGGAGAGGTTTGGGAGGACGTAATGTCATATTTACAAGTTGTGCAAGGGCAGAACTACAGATATATCAATCACATCACTCGAGTCGGTTGgttctcaaataatgatgagacggaggataggaaagagagagagagaatctggtgaaatggtgcaatgacaataatctctccctcaatgtcagtaaagcgaaggagataatcattcacttcaggaaatgtagtggaggacatgtcactGTCtagatcaatggggatgaagtggaaatgattgagagcttcaagtttctaggtatcgGGACCACCAAAACCTGTCatgatccctccatgccaacgatacagttaagaaagtccagaaatgtctctactttctcaggaggctcaggaaattcAGCATATCTGCTGGGACTCTCaccattttttacagatgcaccatagaaagcatccattccgaatgtttcacagcttggtatggctcctcctctgaccaagaacgcaagaaaccagcctcccatccactgactctgtctacacttcccgctgccttggaaaagcagccagcgtaataaaggaccccatgcatcccagatatattctcttccactttcttccattgggaaaaagatacaaaagtctgagattacaaaccaacagactcaagaacagttgcTTCCCTTataccatcagacttctgaatgtatCCGAACAAAATCTACATTGACTCCACACTACACCTCGgtgtatcagagccagaccagTCCCTTACTCCATGCTGCAGAAGATGGATACTGAATTAGGATACCTTGAAAGCTTGGATATAATAAGGCCTGTGCAATGTGCAGAATGATTTGTGCCTGTGGTCCCTGTTCTTAAGTCCGCCAAACCACTGTCTTTGTGGGGACTATAAACTAATAGTTAAACTGATCTCCAAACAGAATAGGTACCCCATGCCCCATATCAAAGGTAACAAGTGGAAAGCTATTCTCAATTTGGACATGAGCCATGCCTTTCTTCAGCTTGAATTGGACGGGTCCTCTCAgaaatatgggcggcatggtgacacagtgggcagcacagtggcatagtagttagcactgctgcatcacaatgccagggacacaggttcaattctggccttggaaagccatctgtgtggagttcgcacatggtccagtgtctgcatgcgtttcctccgggtgctccaatttccttccacagtctaaagatgtgcatgcTAGGTGaattaggggttacagggattgagcAGGGGatgtgtgggcctgggtgggatggtgagtttttgcagactcgatgggtcgaatggcgtcCTTgcgtattgtagggattctgtgatatgtgATGATCAACATACATAAGGGACTCTACAAGTATACCTTTTTGCCCTTTGGGGTCTCATCAGGTACCGCATGTACCATCTTCCAAAGAGTTAGAGAAAATATCCTTCAAGGGTTCCCCAAGGTAGATGACATGGAGCTTCTGAACAAGAACACCTAGCTAACCTAGAAGTCTTGTAGAGGGAGGAATCTGTTTTACAAATGGCTGAAGTAGTCTATTTAGGCTGCCAAGCAGACAGCAAGGGGTTACATTCAGGCGAAGATAAGGTAAAGACCATTAAGGAAGCACCAACTCCAAGAAACACCTTAGAGCTAAAATTCTTCCTGGATTACTCAATTATTATGCCCAAATTCATGCCCAATTTGGCTTCCATTCTGGCCCTTTTGAACGCCCTATTAAAAAAATACCAGAAATGGTACTCGAAAGCTCTGcaggcagaggctttttccaaaatTAAACATCAGTTGCTGTAATCTAACTTACTGCCCCATTTCCATCTCAGACAGAACTTGTATTAACTTGCAATGCTTCCTTATACAGGGTTGGTGTGGTGTTGTCACGTCACTGGTAAGGTGGGATGGAAAAGCCCATTGTGCGTGCCTCCGAGACCCTTTCAGATGTTGAGCGAAGGTATTCTCAAATAATGAAGGATGAGTTGGCGGTCATATTTGGTGAGAAGACGTTCCATCAAAATGTTTACGGTCGAGGTATTTTATAGCTACTGACCATAAATCATTACTGAGGGCGAGGTAATTCCCTCCATCACTTCCACTCAGTTACGCTGGACATTGCTATTGGTGGCCTACAAATATCTTCCTGGAACCTGGATAGCTAATGTTGATGTACTGAATCGCCTCCCAATGTCCACAAGCCTGGTTCCTTTACAAACATTGGAAGAGATTGTGATGACTCTGAACGTTTTGGAAACCTTATCAGTGTCAGGTggaacggtggcatagtggttagcactgctgcttcacagctccagggacctgggttcgattcccggctcgggtcactgtctgtgcggagtttgtacgttctccccgtgtctgcgtgggtttcctccaggtgctccggtttcttcccacagtccaaagatgtgcgggttcggttgattggccaagctaaattgccccttagtgtcccgggatgtataggttagagggattagcgggtaaaatatgtagggatacagggatagggcctgggtgggattattgtcggtgcagactcgatgggccgaatggcctctttctgcactgtagggtttctatggtcagCAAGGTAGATTAAAGCCTGGGTGCGAAAAAGCCCATCCTTCTCCAAAATAAGACATATACGAAGGATTCCAAAGACAAAGAAATGAAATTCTACCTCATTAAGAAAGCTGAACTAAGTGTTGAGGAGGGATCATTCTTTGGAGTCATGCTGCCTCCAGGACAACATCTAATATTACCCAACAGCCAACTGggagtatcaaaaatgaagattCTAGCTAGGAGGTACTCCTGGGAATGCAGTCTTGACTCTGACATCACAGACTTGGTGGAGCGATGTGACCTGTGCCAGGAAAATCAAAAACTTCCACCATCAGCATCCCTGC from Mustelus asterias chromosome 8, sMusAst1.hap1.1, whole genome shotgun sequence includes:
- the LOC144497010 gene encoding uncharacterized protein LOC144497010, with translation MEGKSFRCEQCGKSFSRTSNLQVHQRIHTGEKPFRCEVCNKSFSHSSNLRVHQRNHIGEKLSKCDLCDKSFSDLLKLRDHQHFHTGVKPFQCGICCKAFTHSSYLITHQRIHTGEKPFTCPVCDKSFSTPSILHRHQRVHTGEKPFTCEVCDKSFSDPSTLSRHQHIHTGKKIFTCEMCDKSFSTPSLLCRHQCIHTGGKPFICEVCDKLFSELSLLHRHQRIHTREKPFKCKMCDKSFRWSSNLHLHKQIHTDEKLFTCEVCDKSFSRSSILRSHQQIHTGKKLFKCELCAKAFTLSSSLLRHQTVHIGEKPFKCEVCNKVFKLSSALNQHQRIHTGEKLFRCELCDKSFSQSSKLHVHHRIHTGEKPFKCEVCGKSFSHSSNLYAHQRIHTGEKPFKCHMCDKSFSHSSNLCEHQRFHTGEKPFQCEVCYKAFTRSSYLITHQRIHTGEELFTCEVCDKSFSDLCTLRIHHRIHTGEKPFKCHMCDKSFSNSSNLRAHQHIHTGGKPFQCEICDKAFTHSSDLLKHQRIHTGEKPFTCEMCGKSFSQSWYVRIHQRVHTGKKPFKCEVCSKGFVKSPALLTHWRIHTGEKPFTCEVCKKSFSDSSTLRRHQLIHKGEKLFACKLCDRSFMRSSTLRRHEQIHTGERPFTCEVCDKSFSRSSNLRVHQRIHTGEKPFACDICDKAFTHSSHLLRHQRIHTGEKLFKCEVCDLAFIQSSQFVEHQRIHTGEKPFQCEMCKEAFARSSGLMYHWRIHTGEKPFTCEVCDKSFPRSSALHAHERIHTGEKPFTCKVCDKSFPKSWNLLLHQRLHKGE